In Pangasianodon hypophthalmus isolate fPanHyp1 chromosome 3, fPanHyp1.pri, whole genome shotgun sequence, a single genomic region encodes these proteins:
- the zgc:174945 gene encoding uncharacterized protein zgc:174945 codes for MFLSSSTAFFLFFITLSTFPSTPKSSENIIVQVTYSRHPVRGTEGQPLTLKCSAQYDEQQCRNISVYWCLLVLEKSCQPLTDPDRYSIHINETQISGESVFRQRDAFVTFTRLTLNDTGFYQCKAVCQHTETTAMGHLINVTVTGQEETTNIFFTGDTNNGQKIRSDRCSVVFLLTISSVFLLLWSHQM; via the exons ATGTTCCTCAGCAGTTCCACtgctttctttttattcttcattaCTCTCTCTACATTTCCATCTACACCTAAAAGCAGCG AGAATATCATAGTGCAAGTGACATATTCAAGGCATCCAGTAAGGGGAACAGAGGGACAGCCACTGACTCTCAAGTGCTCAGCACAGTATGACGAACAGCAATGTAGAAACATCTCGGTCTACTGGTGTCTTTTGGTGTTAGAAAAGTCATGTCAGCCACTTACTGATCCGGACAGATACTCGATCCATATCAACGAGACTCAAATCAGCGGGGAAAGTGTGTTCAGGCAAAGAGATGCTTTTGTTACATTTACACGGCTGACTCTCAATGACACCGGCTTTTATCAGTGTAAAGCCGTATGTCAGCACACTGAGACCACAGCTATGGGACATCTCATCAATGTCACTGTGACAG GTCAGGAGGAGACAACAAACATCTTCTTCACAGGCGACACTAATAATGGTCAGAAGATCCGGAGCGACCGATGCAGTGTGGTGTTTCTTCTGACAATCAGCAGCGTCTTCCTCCTTTTATGGAGCCATCAAATGTGA